From one Bacteroides intestinalis DSM 17393 genomic stretch:
- a CDS encoding ApeI family dehydratase — translation MAELLPNFYKVTHSEHINETDWVVQVMLNPQHAIYNGHFPQQPVVPGVCMLQIIKECIEKIQQAPLQYKQIASCKFLSVINPNETPELKLSLTIKNNETDTFHILAEGASSKDICIKLKAQLIGK, via the coding sequence ATGGCTGAACTTCTTCCCAATTTCTATAAAGTCACGCACTCTGAGCATATCAATGAAACAGACTGGGTAGTGCAAGTCATGCTCAACCCACAACATGCTATTTATAACGGACACTTTCCACAACAACCCGTAGTTCCGGGCGTTTGTATGCTGCAAATAATAAAAGAGTGCATAGAAAAAATACAGCAAGCTCCCCTGCAATACAAGCAGATAGCATCATGCAAGTTTCTTTCTGTTATAAATCCGAATGAAACACCGGAATTAAAGCTCTCATTAACTATCAAGAATAACGAAACGGATACATTCCATATTCTGGCTGAAGGAGCATCTTCAAAAGATATCTGTATCAAATTAAAAGCACAACTAATCGGCAAATAA
- a CDS encoding DUF2062 domain-containing protein, with the protein MEERSEELWHEKARQLGIVVIIPTYNNEKTLTTVIEDVLFYVENIIVVNDGSTDSTPTLLENYPNLHIITHPTNKGKGTALKNGLKQAKAAGYRYAITIDSDGQHFASDIPIFMEEIEKEPDTLLVGARNLTSDNMPGKNTFANKFSNFWFKLETGVKLQDTQSGYRLYPLHKINVQRFYYTAKYEFELEALVFAVWGGTTVRNIPIHVYYPPQEERVSHFRPFRDFTRISILNTFLVFITFLWIYPRNFFRKLTWSNCRKFFRTHITQSEESNLKITYAIMLGVFMGIVPIWGYQMLATLFLAHVLKLNKVIAIVAANISIPPMIPFLLYGSYLTGCKVLNRPVELHLTNISLENVKSVLEQYLIGSVIFATACSILAGIITISLLTIYRRPKTT; encoded by the coding sequence ATGGAAGAACGTAGCGAGGAACTATGGCATGAGAAAGCTAGGCAACTTGGTATTGTAGTTATTATACCTACCTACAATAATGAAAAGACGCTGACTACCGTAATTGAAGATGTACTCTTTTATGTAGAAAATATCATCGTTGTCAATGACGGCTCTACCGATAGCACCCCTACTCTTCTGGAAAACTATCCGAACCTGCATATCATCACCCATCCTACCAATAAAGGAAAAGGAACTGCCTTAAAGAACGGATTAAAACAGGCCAAAGCAGCCGGCTACCGATATGCCATCACTATAGATTCCGATGGACAGCATTTTGCTTCGGATATTCCTATTTTCATGGAAGAAATAGAAAAAGAACCGGATACGTTGTTGGTAGGTGCCCGCAATCTGACTTCGGACAATATGCCTGGCAAGAATACTTTCGCCAATAAGTTCTCCAACTTCTGGTTTAAACTTGAAACCGGAGTAAAGCTTCAGGATACCCAATCGGGTTACCGGCTCTATCCATTACATAAAATCAATGTGCAGAGATTCTACTATACCGCTAAATATGAATTTGAACTTGAAGCACTAGTATTTGCAGTATGGGGAGGAACTACAGTCCGCAATATACCCATACATGTCTATTATCCGCCCCAGGAAGAACGTGTCTCACACTTCCGTCCTTTCCGGGATTTCACCCGCATCAGTATATTGAATACCTTCTTAGTGTTCATTACTTTCCTCTGGATTTATCCGCGTAACTTCTTCCGGAAACTAACCTGGAGTAATTGCCGGAAATTCTTCCGGACTCACATTACACAGTCCGAAGAATCGAATCTGAAAATTACCTATGCCATTATGTTAGGTGTATTTATGGGAATAGTCCCGATTTGGGGATACCAGATGCTTGCCACTTTATTTTTGGCTCATGTGCTTAAACTCAACAAAGTAATAGCCATTGTAGCAGCTAATATCAGTATTCCTCCCATGATTCCTTTCCTATTATATGGCAGTTACCTGACAGGGTGTAAAGTACTGAACAGACCGGTTGAACTTCATCTTACCAATATTTCATTGGAAAATGTGAAATCGGTTTTAGAGCAATATTTAATTGGAAGTGTTATCTTTGCAACCGCTTGTAGTATATTGGCAGGTATTATAACGATCAGCCTGCTCACTATATACAGAAGGCCGAAAACAACATGA
- a CDS encoding trifunctional MMPL family transporter/lysophospholipid acyltransferase/class I SAM-dependent methyltransferase, whose amino-acid sequence MTQFFIRLYNYFQRHKVLFYLSLCVCVLFMGYFAWQVRFEENVTRFFPDTKNSQNITKVFDNLKIKDKIIILISPADSTVTPDLMIEAGDQLKQNLLEESNQTWIKDIFSEVDETTIEKATDFVYENLPLFLTEKDYQHFDSLLTQEGIEAMMRKNYTNLISPAGIALRGYIQRDPLGLGNNVLKHLQDFQLETNYEINNGHIFSKDGNTLLMFMTPVFGTGSTGENENLIRILENELQQVQNEYPSIHVSYFGGPSVSVYNARQIKKDTIITSSIALLIIIVFISLVFKHKKSIPLIVTPVLFGGLFALCLIYFIQGYISAIAVGAGSAILGIALSYSIHMLAHQNHVSTVQQLIKEITYPLTVGSFTTIGAFFGLTFTTSELLRDFGLFASLALIGTTLFCLIYLPHFLKGQADVKQGRVLRFIEKINAYPYEKNKWLVGGIVIITLIGLFTSQKVKFNEDMMSLNYEPQHLKQAEARLEQLFNAQEKTVLFVSVGKNMTEALESYANTNQHLSTFKEQGLIKAYASAEQFLISPEEQQKRLEQWNQYWGESGKISTIRKYIEDAARTYHFREGSFNAFYQWLEHPFQPYNYQDDTNSIATTLLNEWQTSADSITMLITQVRITDDNKEEVYQQFKDNTDVVVFDRSYFTNQWVSTIHNDFYLILYISSFLIFLALLISYGRIELTLISFLPMLISWTIILGLMGILGIEFNIINIILSTFIFGIGDDFSIFIMAGLQNKYRTGKAILNSHKTAIFFSAFTAVVGMGTLVFAKHPALQSISLISILGMAAVVLVAYTIQPIIFQFFIAKPAAKGLPPYTLIGLLRTIILFMLFVTGCIILRIFIFLLYLIPVRRSYKQQLVCRIINITCKGILVVATFVRKEHINVTNETFKKPAIIIANHQSFIDILELLSFSPKIIMITNHWVWNSPVFGKIIQYAGFFHVDEGYELCVERMREKVREGYSIAIFPEGTRTYDGKMKRFHKGAFYLSETLQLDIIPILLYGNGEIIAKAQPFYVRKGIIYSKILPRILYNDDSFGTTYQERTKRISSYMKEEYARICLEKNTPANPAFYEALVLNYIYKSPVIEWYIRIKVKMEHNYQLFNQLIPMKGQITDIGCGLGPLCYMLSMISKERQILGIDYDEDKIAIAQHGWLRGENLRFEHADASVYEFPESDVFILNDVLHYMNYEHQHDLLVKCANLLRPEGMIIVRDGNSAETHKHRLTRLTEVLSTQVVKFNRTTDELCFTSEAQIQSIAQECGMEVKTIRNDKYTSNTIYILKKQLP is encoded by the coding sequence ATGACTCAGTTCTTTATCAGACTATATAATTATTTTCAAAGACACAAAGTTCTCTTCTATTTGTCACTCTGTGTTTGTGTCCTTTTTATGGGGTACTTCGCCTGGCAAGTCAGGTTTGAAGAGAATGTGACCCGTTTCTTTCCTGATACGAAAAACAGCCAGAACATCACCAAAGTATTTGATAACCTAAAAATAAAGGATAAGATTATCATCTTAATCTCTCCTGCCGACTCTACAGTAACTCCGGATTTAATGATAGAGGCCGGAGACCAACTGAAACAAAACTTATTAGAAGAGTCTAACCAAACCTGGATTAAAGATATCTTTTCGGAAGTAGATGAAACAACCATTGAAAAAGCAACAGATTTTGTTTATGAAAACCTTCCGCTGTTCCTGACGGAAAAAGACTATCAGCACTTCGACTCACTCTTAACGCAGGAAGGAATAGAAGCCATGATGCGAAAGAACTATACCAACCTTATTTCTCCCGCAGGTATAGCATTGAGAGGTTATATACAAAGAGATCCGTTAGGACTTGGGAACAACGTCTTAAAGCATTTGCAGGATTTTCAGTTGGAAACCAATTATGAAATCAACAACGGACACATCTTTTCGAAGGACGGAAATACATTGCTGATGTTTATGACTCCGGTATTCGGAACAGGAAGTACCGGTGAGAATGAAAATCTGATCCGAATACTTGAAAATGAGTTGCAACAGGTTCAGAACGAGTATCCTTCCATTCACGTATCTTACTTTGGAGGTCCCTCTGTCAGTGTCTATAATGCGCGACAGATTAAAAAAGATACCATTATTACTTCTTCGATCGCACTGCTGATTATCATTGTTTTCATCTCGCTGGTGTTTAAGCACAAGAAATCAATCCCTCTCATTGTCACTCCCGTTTTATTCGGGGGATTGTTCGCTTTATGCCTGATCTACTTTATTCAGGGATATATTTCTGCAATTGCCGTAGGTGCCGGATCTGCTATTCTGGGTATTGCGCTGAGTTACTCCATACACATGCTGGCCCATCAAAATCATGTTTCTACTGTCCAGCAATTGATTAAAGAAATAACTTATCCGCTTACAGTAGGCAGCTTTACTACAATAGGTGCATTCTTCGGACTTACTTTTACCACTTCCGAATTGCTACGCGATTTCGGTTTGTTTGCTTCTCTGGCACTTATTGGTACTACTCTTTTCTGTCTTATTTACCTTCCACACTTCCTAAAAGGACAAGCAGATGTGAAGCAAGGCAGGGTCTTACGCTTTATTGAAAAAATCAATGCCTATCCTTATGAAAAGAACAAATGGTTAGTAGGTGGTATCGTTATTATTACCCTCATCGGCTTATTTACTTCACAGAAAGTCAAGTTTAACGAAGACATGATGAGCCTCAACTATGAACCTCAGCACTTAAAACAAGCAGAGGCTAGACTGGAACAGCTTTTCAATGCCCAAGAGAAAACCGTACTTTTTGTCAGTGTAGGTAAGAACATGACGGAAGCACTCGAAAGCTATGCAAATACCAATCAGCACTTATCCACTTTTAAAGAGCAAGGGCTTATTAAAGCATATGCATCTGCCGAGCAATTCTTAATTTCACCGGAAGAACAGCAAAAGCGTCTGGAACAATGGAACCAGTATTGGGGAGAGTCGGGAAAGATATCAACTATTCGCAAATACATAGAAGACGCTGCCCGTACCTATCACTTCCGGGAAGGTAGTTTCAATGCATTTTACCAATGGTTAGAACATCCATTCCAGCCCTATAATTATCAGGACGATACAAATAGTATCGCCACTACCCTACTAAACGAATGGCAAACAAGTGCTGACTCCATCACGATGCTCATTACCCAGGTACGCATCACTGATGATAATAAGGAAGAAGTCTATCAACAATTCAAGGATAATACGGATGTTGTAGTCTTCGACCGGAGTTATTTCACTAATCAATGGGTCTCTACCATCCATAACGACTTTTACCTGATACTTTATATTTCTTCGTTCCTTATATTCCTGGCTCTATTGATTTCGTACGGGCGTATAGAATTAACCCTGATCAGTTTCCTGCCTATGCTTATCAGCTGGACCATTATTTTGGGCCTGATGGGGATTCTGGGTATCGAATTCAACATTATCAATATTATCCTCTCTACTTTCATTTTCGGTATCGGAGACGACTTCAGTATCTTCATCATGGCTGGACTCCAAAACAAATACCGGACAGGAAAAGCGATCCTGAATTCCCATAAGACAGCTATTTTCTTCTCTGCATTCACAGCCGTTGTGGGAATGGGAACTTTAGTATTTGCCAAACATCCCGCCCTGCAATCCATTTCACTGATTTCCATCCTTGGAATGGCTGCGGTGGTATTAGTAGCCTATACCATACAACCTATTATTTTCCAGTTCTTTATTGCTAAACCGGCTGCTAAGGGATTGCCCCCGTATACCTTGATAGGCTTACTCCGCACAATCATCCTTTTCATGCTCTTCGTTACAGGATGCATCATTCTGAGAATTTTCATTTTCTTATTATACCTCATTCCGGTACGCCGCAGTTATAAGCAGCAGCTTGTTTGCCGGATTATCAACATTACTTGCAAAGGTATATTGGTAGTGGCAACATTTGTACGTAAAGAACACATCAACGTAACCAATGAGACATTCAAAAAGCCGGCTATCATAATAGCCAATCACCAGTCTTTCATTGATATCCTGGAGTTATTATCTTTTTCCCCGAAGATTATCATGATAACCAATCACTGGGTATGGAACTCTCCGGTATTTGGAAAAATCATTCAATATGCAGGCTTCTTCCATGTAGACGAAGGATATGAACTTTGTGTGGAACGGATGCGGGAAAAAGTAAGAGAAGGATACTCCATTGCCATTTTCCCCGAAGGTACCCGAACCTATGACGGCAAGATGAAACGTTTTCATAAAGGTGCTTTCTATTTATCAGAAACTCTGCAATTGGATATTATTCCTATTCTGCTATACGGCAATGGAGAGATTATAGCCAAGGCACAACCTTTCTATGTCCGCAAAGGCATTATTTACTCTAAAATATTGCCTCGCATACTTTATAACGATGATTCATTCGGAACTACCTATCAGGAACGTACCAAGCGCATCTCTTCCTATATGAAAGAAGAATATGCACGTATTTGCCTGGAAAAGAATACACCGGCGAATCCGGCATTTTATGAGGCGTTGGTACTGAACTATATCTATAAAAGTCCTGTCATCGAGTGGTACATCCGTATCAAAGTAAAGATGGAACACAATTACCAATTATTCAATCAACTGATTCCGATGAAAGGACAGATTACGGATATCGGTTGTGGTCTGGGTCCTCTGTGTTATATGCTGTCTATGATATCCAAAGAAAGGCAAATATTAGGAATCGATTATGACGAAGATAAAATAGCTATAGCTCAACACGGTTGGCTTCGTGGAGAAAACCTTCGCTTTGAACATGCTGACGCATCGGTTTATGAGTTCCCGGAAAGTGACGTCTTCATCCTGAATGACGTATTGCATTACATGAATTATGAACATCAACATGACTTGTTAGTGAAATGTGCCAATCTTCTTCGTCCTGAAGGAATGATTATCGTACGTGATGGAAATTCCGCTGAGACCCATAAACATCGGCTAACCCGCCTCACGGAAGTTCTCTCTACCCAAGTTGTCAAGTTCAACCGCACTACGGATGAGCTCTGCTTCACTTCCGAAGCTCAAATTCAGAGCATAGCCCAGGAGTGTGGAATGGAAGTAAAGACTATCCGCAACGATAAATATACATCAAATACCATCTATATACTTAAAAAACAATTGCCATGA
- a CDS encoding phytoene desaturase family protein, which yields MSKYDIIIIGSGLGGLECGAILSKEGYNVCVLEKNELFGGCFQTYRRKGHLLDTGIHYIGSLDEGQVMNQFFRYVGIMDHLKVRKLDENAFDKIFYKNRVYDYAMGYERFIDTLCQSFPHEKENLRQYTTLLKEVGNLISVDNLKKGIISTEGMKFFNTSAAGMIDKITTNPDLQSVLAGSALLYGGLREHSNFYEHAMINNSYIQGAYRFIDGSMQVASEMINVIRTHGGTVLNNSEVTRIIVENNQAAGVEINRAERIESKYIISNVHPKQTLTLLDKTRCIKNAYISRINSLENTYGIFTLYLIMKEKSYPYLNQNLYLHGDNDVWYDKKVNMGYTTNCMISTQASSRNSDYADVISILTPMYIDELSAWQNTLPEQRGEDYKTFKMEKARQLLEFIKSHGIDFTDHIETMYTTTPLSYRDFTGTCDGSAYGIIKDYKCPQIGFVSTRTKLGNLFLTGQNLNVHGALGVTLTSIITCGELLGHEYLAKRIGHA from the coding sequence ATGAGTAAGTATGACATCATCATCATTGGAAGCGGGTTAGGTGGCCTTGAATGTGGAGCCATACTTAGTAAAGAAGGGTATAACGTATGTGTGCTCGAAAAGAACGAACTGTTTGGAGGATGCTTTCAGACCTATCGCCGGAAAGGACATTTGTTGGATACAGGAATTCATTATATAGGTAGTCTGGACGAAGGACAAGTCATGAATCAGTTTTTCCGGTATGTAGGAATCATGGATCACCTCAAAGTCCGGAAACTGGATGAAAATGCTTTTGATAAGATTTTCTATAAGAATCGTGTATATGATTACGCAATGGGATACGAACGTTTTATCGATACCCTTTGCCAATCATTTCCTCACGAAAAAGAAAATCTCCGGCAATATACAACGTTACTGAAAGAAGTAGGCAATCTGATCAGTGTGGACAATCTGAAGAAAGGTATTATTTCTACTGAAGGAATGAAGTTCTTCAATACCTCAGCAGCAGGAATGATAGATAAGATTACCACTAATCCTGATTTGCAATCGGTATTGGCCGGCTCGGCACTTCTGTATGGTGGTTTAAGAGAACATTCCAACTTCTATGAACACGCCATGATTAACAACTCCTACATACAAGGAGCCTATCGGTTCATTGACGGAAGTATGCAAGTGGCCTCTGAAATGATAAATGTAATACGCACTCATGGCGGAACAGTTTTGAACAACAGTGAAGTCACCCGTATCATTGTAGAGAACAACCAGGCAGCAGGGGTAGAGATAAACCGTGCAGAACGGATAGAAAGCAAATACATCATCTCTAACGTACACCCCAAACAAACATTAACCTTGCTGGACAAAACCCGCTGTATCAAAAATGCCTATATCTCCCGTATTAATTCTTTAGAAAACACATACGGCATTTTCACTCTCTATCTGATCATGAAAGAGAAAAGTTATCCATATCTGAATCAGAATCTCTATCTGCATGGAGACAATGATGTATGGTATGATAAGAAAGTCAATATGGGATATACCACCAATTGCATGATCTCCACACAAGCATCTTCCCGCAACAGTGATTATGCGGACGTCATTTCCATTCTGACTCCCATGTATATAGACGAACTGTCCGCCTGGCAAAATACACTTCCCGAACAACGAGGTGAAGACTATAAAACCTTCAAAATGGAAAAAGCCAGGCAATTGTTGGAGTTCATCAAGAGTCACGGGATCGATTTTACCGATCACATCGAGACTATGTATACCACTACTCCACTTAGCTACAGAGACTTTACAGGTACTTGCGACGGTTCTGCCTATGGAATTATCAAAGATTACAAATGTCCGCAAATAGGTTTTGTTTCCACCCGAACCAAACTGGGAAACTTATTTCTCACGGGACAGAATCTAAATGTCCACGGTGCTTTAGGAGTTACATTAACCTCCATCATCACTTGTGGCGAATTACTCGGACATGAATATTTAGCTAAACGAATAGGCCATGCATAA
- a CDS encoding C45 family autoproteolytic acyltransferase/hydolase — MHKILKKTIKYTACGIGILLFAIILFVSILYFSADMLTPDYTPKANGELVQTDSLREYAGNYLRQSNSGLWELKVSGDAFQRGEVIGKLSSDLLYYQEKVFVDQIREIVPSDNYLKFLRFFIVLFNRNLGENVPEEFRDEIYGISLSCTHEYDFIGTPYERQLNYHSAHDLGHAMQDYMLVGCSSFATWGENSADSSLIIGRNFDFYMGDKFAHNKLVSFYQPEQGYKFASVGWPGMIGVLSGMNETGLTVTINAAKSDMPTASATPISILTREILQYASTIDEAYAIALKRKTFVSESILIGSAQDGRAAIIEKSPEKTALFTSSGNQIICTNHYQSDTFRNDECNQENIATSDSPYRFARLQELLKENKPIDPMKAASILRNQKGLDNIDLGMGNEMAINQLIAHHSVIFLPEKQIMYVSTSPWQCGKYMAYDLNKIFSDAVDFHHEIATLSLTIPEDNFIKQANYKQFMAYKQLTKLIREKTQRKETIETKVLNLYEASNPSLYYVYEVLGDYYAAIQQIDTAITYWQKALTMPIPKQAEKVRIQQKINKNQ, encoded by the coding sequence ATGCATAAGATATTAAAGAAAACAATTAAATATACGGCATGTGGCATAGGAATACTTCTCTTTGCCATCATCCTCTTTGTTAGCATTCTCTATTTCTCTGCGGATATGCTGACTCCCGACTACACCCCAAAAGCCAACGGAGAATTGGTACAGACAGATAGTCTTCGGGAATATGCGGGCAATTATCTGCGGCAAAGCAACAGTGGCCTGTGGGAATTGAAGGTGAGTGGTGACGCATTCCAGCGCGGTGAGGTCATAGGCAAACTTTCTTCTGATTTACTATATTATCAGGAGAAAGTCTTTGTTGACCAGATACGCGAAATCGTACCTTCTGACAATTATCTTAAGTTTCTCCGCTTCTTCATCGTACTTTTTAACCGTAATTTAGGAGAGAATGTCCCGGAAGAATTCAGAGATGAAATTTATGGCATTTCGCTCTCCTGTACCCATGAGTACGACTTTATCGGTACTCCCTACGAGCGCCAGCTCAATTATCATTCGGCTCACGATCTGGGACATGCCATGCAAGATTACATGTTGGTAGGTTGCAGTTCCTTTGCCACCTGGGGAGAAAACAGTGCCGACTCCTCCCTCATCATCGGACGCAATTTTGATTTTTACATGGGGGATAAGTTTGCACACAACAAACTGGTATCTTTTTATCAGCCCGAGCAAGGCTATAAATTTGCATCCGTGGGTTGGCCGGGTATGATCGGTGTACTTTCGGGTATGAATGAAACCGGACTCACGGTGACTATCAATGCTGCAAAATCGGATATGCCGACTGCTTCCGCCACTCCCATCTCTATCCTGACCAGAGAAATACTGCAATATGCCTCAACAATTGATGAAGCTTATGCCATCGCTTTGAAGCGAAAAACATTTGTTTCCGAATCCATACTGATCGGTTCTGCACAGGATGGCAGAGCCGCTATCATTGAAAAGTCACCGGAGAAGACGGCACTTTTTACAAGTAGCGGTAATCAGATTATTTGTACCAACCATTATCAATCAGATACTTTCCGCAACGATGAATGCAACCAGGAAAACATTGCGACTTCCGATAGTCCCTATCGTTTTGCCCGCCTGCAAGAACTGTTGAAAGAGAATAAGCCTATCGATCCAATGAAAGCTGCTTCCATACTCCGCAACCAAAAAGGATTGGACAATATTGATTTGGGCATGGGTAATGAAATGGCTATCAATCAACTCATAGCCCATCACTCTGTTATTTTCCTACCGGAGAAACAGATCATGTATGTATCCACTTCTCCCTGGCAATGCGGCAAGTATATGGCATACGATCTAAACAAAATATTCAGCGATGCTGTAGATTTCCATCACGAAATCGCCACTTTGAGTCTGACTATTCCGGAGGACAACTTTATCAAGCAAGCAAACTATAAACAGTTTATGGCTTATAAACAGCTAACGAAGCTCATCCGGGAAAAGACCCAGCGGAAAGAAACAATAGAAACAAAGGTTCTGAATCTTTATGAGGCATCCAATCCTTCGCTCTATTACGTTTACGAAGTATTGGGAGATTATTATGCTGCAATACAACAAATTGATACAGCCATAACCTATTGGCAGAAAGCACTAACAATGCCCATACCCAAACAAGCTGAAAAAGTACGAATCCAACAAAAAATCAATAAAAACCAATAA
- a CDS encoding phenylacetate--CoA ligase family protein — protein MEKNSDIQFRSPEEIKLYQEARLTETLAYLQAHSRFYQQMFKEHSIDITRIKKIEDLQQIPVTTKTDLQLHNSEFICVDPDGIIDYVTTSGTLGDPVTFVLTSKDLDRLAYNEYLSFNTAGCSRHDILQLMTTIDRRFMAGLAYYLGARELGMGVARVGNGIPELQWDTIHRIHPTCGMVVPSFLIKLIEFAEKNQIDHNTCSMKKCVCIGEALRNPDFTLNTLGQRISEKWPSLQLYSTYASTEMQSSFTECSEFHGGHLQPELIIVEFLDDKNLPVKEGEPGEVTITTLGVEGMPLLRFKTGDICYQYTEPCVCGRNTIRLSSVLGRKGQMIKYKGTTLYPPALFDILDDIPRVKNYVVEVYTNKLGTDEILIRIGSDENSESFAKEIKDLFRSKIRVAPTIRFEPAEYISQIQMPPMSRKSIKFFDLR, from the coding sequence ATGGAAAAGAATTCAGACATACAGTTTCGCTCTCCCGAAGAGATTAAATTGTATCAGGAAGCCAGACTCACTGAAACCTTGGCTTACTTGCAGGCACATTCCCGCTTCTATCAGCAAATGTTCAAAGAACATTCCATAGACATCACCCGAATCAAGAAGATAGAAGATCTCCAACAAATTCCCGTTACCACCAAAACAGACCTGCAACTACATAATAGTGAATTCATCTGTGTAGACCCGGATGGTATTATCGACTATGTCACCACTTCCGGCACTTTAGGAGATCCGGTTACTTTTGTACTGACCTCCAAAGACCTGGACCGTCTGGCATACAACGAGTATCTGTCCTTCAACACCGCCGGATGCAGCCGACACGATATACTTCAACTGATGACCACCATAGACCGCCGCTTCATGGCAGGGCTGGCGTACTACTTGGGAGCCAGAGAGCTCGGAATGGGAGTAGCCCGTGTAGGCAACGGTATACCGGAACTGCAATGGGATACCATTCATCGTATTCATCCTACCTGCGGCATGGTCGTTCCTTCATTCCTTATTAAATTGATAGAGTTTGCCGAAAAAAATCAGATTGATCATAACACCTGTTCTATGAAGAAGTGTGTATGTATCGGTGAAGCACTGCGTAACCCCGACTTTACATTGAACACCCTTGGACAGCGTATCAGCGAAAAGTGGCCGTCACTCCAACTCTATTCCACTTATGCCTCTACAGAAATGCAATCATCCTTCACCGAATGTTCTGAATTCCATGGCGGACACCTGCAACCCGAGCTTATCATTGTAGAGTTTCTGGATGACAAGAACCTTCCGGTGAAAGAAGGAGAACCGGGAGAAGTAACCATTACCACATTAGGGGTGGAAGGTATGCCTCTGCTTCGTTTCAAAACCGGAGATATCTGTTACCAATATACGGAACCTTGTGTATGTGGCAGAAACACCATCCGGTTAAGTTCTGTGCTGGGACGAAAAGGACAAATGATAAAATACAAAGGAACAACTCTGTATCCACCTGCATTATTCGACATATTAGATGATATTCCCCGAGTAAAAAACTATGTTGTTGAGGTGTACACCAACAAATTAGGTACAGACGAGATACTGATTCGGATTGGCAGTGACGAGAACAGCGAAAGCTTTGCCAAAGAAATTAAAGATTTATTCCGCTCTAAAATACGGGTAGCCCCTACTATCCGATTTGAACCGGCAGAATATATCTCCCAGATACAAATGCCTCCGATGAGTAGAAAAAGCATTAAATTCTTTGATTTACGGTAA
- a CDS encoding DUF481 domain-containing protein produces the protein MKKLLLLFTLLVGISLHCAAQNYTEVVYLKNGSIIRGIIIEQIPNSSLKIQTADGSIFAYPMNEVEKITKEVGASKNRHQDFGKKSSTLRGYKGFVETGYIFDLSDCDANRFTLSTTHGYQFNNYLFVGGGMGLNCYTDADLYSVPIFASFRANFTKNKITPFADIKSGYAAGDVEGAFVTLGVGVRFALAKKMALNLKLEYAYQEYDYEYYYGSYYYYDSESINGIGIKFGFEF, from the coding sequence ATGAAAAAATTACTATTATTATTTACCTTATTGGTAGGCATCAGCCTTCACTGTGCAGCACAAAATTACACTGAAGTTGTTTATCTGAAAAACGGAAGTATTATCCGCGGTATTATCATTGAGCAAATACCCAACAGTTCGCTGAAAATACAAACTGCTGACGGAAGTATCTTTGCCTATCCAATGAATGAAGTTGAGAAAATCACAAAAGAGGTAGGTGCATCTAAGAATAGACACCAGGATTTCGGAAAAAAGAGCAGTACCTTGAGAGGTTATAAGGGTTTTGTTGAAACCGGTTATATCTTCGACCTGAGCGATTGTGATGCTAACAGATTTACTTTATCAACCACACACGGTTATCAGTTTAATAATTACCTGTTTGTTGGAGGTGGTATGGGATTGAATTGTTACACAGATGCCGATTTGTATTCTGTTCCCATATTTGCCAGCTTCAGAGCCAATTTCACCAAAAATAAGATTACTCCGTTTGCCGATATTAAAAGTGGCTACGCTGCTGGTGATGTAGAGGGGGCTTTTGTTACATTGGGTGTAGGTGTACGCTTCGCTCTTGCTAAAAAGATGGCACTGAATCTTAAACTGGAATACGCATATCAAGAATATGATTACGAATACTATTATGGCAGCTATTATTACTATGATAGTGAGTCTATAAATGGTATCGGAATCAAATTTGGTTTCGAATTCTAG